From the bacterium genome, one window contains:
- a CDS encoding HigA family addiction module antidote protein: MNKMKSPVHPGKVLFEKFLKPMGISQNKMAMDIRVPPRRINEIVLGKRRITPDTALRFAKYFHMSPKFWLNLQMDYDLNFAEDKLLDKINKEVNEYNQ; encoded by the coding sequence GAAAAGTCCAGTCCATCCGGGTAAGGTATTATTTGAGAAATTTTTAAAACCCATGGGAATAAGCCAGAATAAAATGGCAATGGACATTAGAGTGCCTCCACGCAGAATCAATGAAATTGTCCTCGGAAAGAGAAGAATTACACCAGATACAGCATTACGCTTTGCAAAATATTTTCACATGTCACCGAAATTCTGGCTTAATTTGCAGATGGATTATGATTTAAATTTTGCCGAAGATAAACTTTTAGATAAAATTAATAAAGAAGTTAACGAGTATAATCAATAA